TGATCCTTGAGACAGAGCTGACGGCCTTCCAGGATGATGTGGTGAGGCTCCAGGCGGAGCAGCGTGAGCATGGCCGTGTCTGTGGGCAAGTCAGTGACTGGCTGTCCAGAGGCCAGGACAGTGGGCTGGCGACAGAGTGGGCATAGCAGTCGACGGCGGACTGGAGTCACCAGGCTGAGGTGGGCTAGGCACTCCACACAGAAGGAGTGACAGCAGTCCAGCACTTTGGGAGTGTGGAATGTGTTGTTGAAGGGGTTCCAGCAGACAGGACACTCAGCTTCAGGCTCTCGGTCTTGTAGTTCAGCCATCTTCAGATCAGTCACCAAGGTCTGGCAGGATTGTtctagaagaaagggaaaaaaagagcaaaggaaaAGGGGATACCTATTAAGATCCTAGCTTACACCTAGGCTAAGCATTCTATGTGTTAAAAGATAgactgcagggagtcgggcggtagcacagagggttaagcccatgtggctcaaagccaaggaccccggttcaagccccaggatcccacctgcaggaagcctttacatgtggtaaagcaggtgtgcaggtgtctgtttttctctccccttctctgtcttcccctcctctctccacttctttctgtcctatccaacaacgacatcaataactacaataataactacaacaacaataaaaacaagggcaacaaaaaggaaataaataaatattttttaaaaagggggagtccggcggcagcacagcaggttaagcgcacgtggcacaaagcacaaggaccagcataaggatcccggtttgagcccccggcgccccacctgcaggggagtcacttcacag
The sequence above is drawn from the Erinaceus europaeus chromosome 10, mEriEur2.1, whole genome shotgun sequence genome and encodes:
- the RNF183 gene encoding E3 ubiquitin-protein ligase RNF183, encoding MAELQDREPEAECPVCWNPFNNTFHTPKVLDCCHSFCVECLAHLSLVTPVRRRLLCPLCRQPTVLASGQPVTDLPTDTAMLTLLRLEPHHIILEGRQLCLKDHPKSRYFLRQPRVYTLDLGLEPGRQTGFPQNMVPATRPMPISIPSHYSLRECFRNPQFRIFAYLMAVILSVTLLLIFSIFWTKQFLWGMG